A DNA window from Ornithinimicrobium humiphilum contains the following coding sequences:
- a CDS encoding hydroxymethylglutaryl-CoA lyase encodes MTTPALPMTEPMPGLPERVTIYEVGPRDGLQNEKTAVPVEVKAEFVRRLLAAGLETVELTSFVPRAWVPQLGDAEELLDLLGPVGTGQQRPVLVPNERGLDRALEKGVTSVAIFGSATETFARKNLNRSVAGSVEMFAPVVKRALDGGAWVRAYVSMCFGDPWEGPVPVEQAVDVCSRLMDLGCDQLSIGDTIGVGTPGHVLRLLDALDDAGIGPDQVGVHFHDTYGQALSNTVTALQRGVRVVDASTGGLGGCPYAKSATGNLATEDLVWALDGLGIEHGVDLRALVSASVWMAEQLGRPSPSRVVRALAGA; translated from the coding sequence ATGACGACTCCTGCGCTGCCGATGACGGAGCCGATGCCGGGGCTGCCCGAGCGCGTGACGATCTACGAGGTGGGTCCGCGCGACGGGCTGCAGAACGAGAAGACGGCCGTGCCGGTCGAGGTGAAGGCCGAGTTCGTCCGGCGCCTCCTGGCCGCCGGTCTCGAGACCGTCGAGCTCACGAGCTTCGTCCCGCGTGCCTGGGTGCCGCAGCTGGGTGACGCCGAGGAGCTGCTCGACCTGCTGGGCCCGGTGGGCACCGGCCAGCAGCGGCCGGTGCTCGTGCCCAACGAGCGGGGCCTGGACCGGGCGCTGGAGAAGGGCGTGACGTCCGTCGCGATCTTCGGCAGCGCCACCGAGACCTTCGCCCGCAAGAACCTCAACCGCTCGGTCGCCGGGTCGGTCGAGATGTTCGCCCCGGTGGTCAAGCGGGCGCTGGACGGCGGCGCGTGGGTGCGCGCCTACGTGTCCATGTGCTTCGGCGACCCGTGGGAGGGCCCGGTGCCGGTCGAGCAGGCGGTCGACGTCTGCTCCCGGCTCATGGACCTCGGCTGCGACCAGCTCTCGATCGGCGACACCATCGGGGTCGGGACGCCCGGTCACGTGCTGCGGCTGCTCGACGCGCTCGACGACGCGGGCATCGGGCCCGACCAGGTCGGCGTCCACTTCCACGACACCTACGGCCAGGCGCTCTCCAACACCGTCACCGCGCTGCAGCGCGGCGTGAGGGTCGTCGACGCCTCCACGGGTGGCCTGGGCGGCTGCCCCTACGCGAAGTCCGCCACCGGCAACCTGGCGACCGAGGACCTGGTGTGGGCCCTGGACGGCCTGGGGATCGAGCACGGGGTCGACCTGCGGGCGCTGGTGTCGGCGAGCGTGTGGATGGCCGAGCAGCTGGGCCGGCCCTCGCCCTCGCGGGTCGTGCGGGCGCTCGCGGGCGCCTGA
- a CDS encoding HAD family hydrolase: MTRTTPADTVVLDVDGTLADSTYHHALAWARAFARVDLHPPLWRVHRTIGMGGDKLVAEVAGEEVEAEHGDALREAWEEEYDALLPEVGLLPGARDLVLALADRGLTVTLATSGKDRFTEHVLRQLDLPEGTLAAGASSEEVEESKPAPDVVARAVEQAGGTAAVMVGDTTYDVAAAARVGAPCVAVRTGGFGDQELLDAGAVLVVDTPADLVDADWDRLLTLEPGSSSGA; this comes from the coding sequence ATGACGCGCACCACCCCTGCCGACACGGTCGTCCTGGACGTCGACGGCACGCTCGCCGACTCCACCTACCACCACGCGCTCGCCTGGGCGCGGGCCTTCGCCCGCGTCGACCTGCACCCGCCGCTGTGGCGGGTCCACCGGACCATCGGGATGGGCGGTGACAAGCTCGTCGCCGAGGTGGCCGGCGAGGAGGTCGAGGCCGAGCACGGCGACGCCCTGCGGGAGGCGTGGGAGGAGGAGTACGACGCCCTCCTGCCCGAGGTCGGGCTGCTCCCCGGCGCCCGCGACCTGGTCCTCGCCCTCGCCGACCGCGGCCTGACGGTGACGCTCGCGACCTCGGGCAAGGACCGCTTCACCGAGCACGTCCTGCGCCAGCTCGACCTGCCCGAGGGCACCCTCGCCGCCGGCGCGAGCAGCGAGGAGGTCGAGGAGTCCAAGCCCGCCCCCGACGTGGTCGCCCGGGCGGTCGAGCAGGCCGGCGGCACCGCCGCGGTCATGGTCGGCGACACCACCTACGACGTGGCCGCGGCCGCCCGGGTGGGCGCGCCCTGCGTCGCCGTGCGCACCGGCGGCTTCGGCGACCAGGAGCTCCTCGACGCCGGCGCCGTCCTCGTCGTCGACACCCCCGCCGACCTGGTCGACGCCGACTGGGACCGGCTGCTCACGCTGGAGCCGGGGTCCTCCTCCGGCGCCTGA
- a CDS encoding helicase-associated domain-containing protein yields the protein MSPARSRGVTARSLADDLRARTDEELAGLLLARPDLARPAPADVTALAARATTRTSVQRVLDGLDLAHLQALEAVVVAAPARVEQVAALLGTSRRRATELVSRLVELALCWRAPEGVRPARPVADVVGDPAGLGPALPGVPEGDRLEAALAGLDARQRQVLEALAWGPPVGTLSLPAEGTPAPGSVAEAGTALVAAGLLARVDESHVQLPRQVALALRAGRLHRTPASEPPAVEHTALDPDVVDAAAGGRAADLVVLVTEIVDLWGSRPPRVLRTGGLAVRDLARLAAHLEIGTDEAAWLLETAAAAGLVAVDGSRRAVDEPAWVPTTRADDWLAEDAGRRWAELARAWWTMPAAPGLVGTGEGGRVNALSTATSYPLGRLRRQDALRGLATLPAGAAPTEDGLAALLRWRHPLRSARGGTDGAAGLGVALREAEWAGVTGRGAMSSPGRAVVGDDAEDAVEQAATLMEPLVPPAVDHVLLQADLTAVAPGRLDGPVRTLLHLVSDVESRGGATVHRFTETSVRRALDVGWTADRLLAELATASRTGVPQPLDYLVRDVARRHGQARVGPCAAYLRSEDPALLDRVERDRALSMLQWRRIAPTVLVSPVPAPTVLDVLREEQYGPVAEGGDGGLELAIAAVRRTPGPASVPVHVSGVDDEVARQVVALLRRGEGARASGLDDPGTHTDPVVVSAVLREAAVSGDAVWIGYADDVGGVSTHLVRPLSVEAGRVRATVGDGDVQRTFLVHRVTRVRAAD from the coding sequence GTGAGCCCGGCCCGGTCCCGAGGGGTGACGGCCCGGTCGCTGGCCGACGACCTGCGCGCCCGCACCGACGAGGAGCTCGCCGGCCTGCTGCTGGCGCGTCCCGACCTCGCCCGGCCGGCCCCTGCGGACGTCACCGCGCTGGCGGCCCGGGCCACCACACGGACCAGCGTCCAGCGCGTGCTCGACGGGCTCGACCTGGCCCACCTGCAGGCGCTGGAGGCGGTCGTCGTGGCCGCCCCCGCACGGGTGGAGCAGGTGGCCGCCCTGCTCGGCACCTCCCGGCGCCGAGCCACCGAGCTGGTGTCCCGGCTCGTCGAGCTCGCCCTCTGCTGGCGCGCACCCGAGGGGGTCCGCCCGGCCCGACCGGTCGCCGACGTCGTGGGCGACCCGGCCGGCCTGGGCCCGGCCCTGCCCGGGGTGCCCGAGGGTGACCGGCTCGAGGCGGCGCTGGCCGGTCTCGACGCGCGACAGCGCCAGGTGCTCGAGGCCCTGGCCTGGGGCCCTCCGGTCGGGACGCTCAGCCTGCCCGCCGAGGGCACGCCCGCCCCGGGGTCGGTCGCCGAGGCGGGGACCGCCCTCGTGGCCGCCGGCCTGCTCGCCCGGGTCGACGAGTCCCACGTGCAGCTGCCCCGCCAGGTCGCGCTGGCGCTCCGTGCCGGGCGCCTCCACCGCACCCCGGCCAGCGAGCCCCCGGCCGTCGAGCACACCGCCCTCGACCCCGACGTCGTCGACGCGGCGGCCGGGGGCCGGGCCGCGGACCTCGTCGTGCTCGTCACCGAGATCGTCGACCTGTGGGGGTCCCGCCCGCCCCGCGTGCTGCGGACCGGGGGCCTGGCCGTGCGCGATCTCGCGCGCCTCGCGGCCCACCTGGAGATCGGCACCGACGAGGCCGCCTGGCTGCTCGAGACCGCCGCGGCGGCCGGGCTCGTCGCCGTCGACGGCTCCCGGCGCGCCGTCGACGAGCCGGCCTGGGTGCCGACGACCCGGGCCGACGACTGGCTGGCCGAGGACGCCGGCCGCCGCTGGGCCGAGCTGGCCCGGGCCTGGTGGACGATGCCCGCCGCCCCCGGCCTCGTCGGCACCGGCGAGGGCGGGAGGGTCAACGCGCTGTCGACCGCGACGTCATACCCGCTGGGGCGGCTGCGCCGCCAGGACGCGCTGCGCGGGCTCGCCACGCTCCCCGCCGGAGCCGCCCCCACCGAGGACGGGCTCGCGGCGCTGCTGCGCTGGCGCCATCCGCTGCGCTCGGCCCGCGGTGGCACCGACGGGGCCGCCGGTCTCGGGGTCGCCCTCCGTGAGGCCGAGTGGGCCGGCGTGACGGGGCGGGGGGCGATGTCCTCCCCCGGCCGTGCCGTGGTCGGCGACGACGCCGAGGACGCGGTGGAGCAGGCCGCCACCCTCATGGAGCCGCTGGTGCCGCCGGCCGTCGACCACGTGCTCCTGCAGGCCGACCTCACCGCGGTCGCCCCCGGCCGGCTGGACGGGCCCGTCCGCACGCTGCTGCACCTCGTCAGCGACGTGGAGTCCCGGGGCGGCGCGACGGTGCACCGCTTCACGGAGACCAGCGTGCGCCGGGCCCTCGACGTCGGCTGGACCGCCGACCGGCTGCTCGCCGAGCTGGCCACGGCCTCGCGGACCGGGGTCCCCCAACCCCTGGACTACCTGGTGCGCGACGTCGCCCGGCGCCACGGTCAGGCCCGGGTCGGCCCGTGCGCCGCCTACCTGCGCTCGGAGGACCCGGCGCTGCTCGACCGGGTGGAGCGCGACCGGGCGCTGTCGATGCTGCAGTGGCGGCGCATCGCCCCCACCGTCCTCGTCTCCCCCGTCCCGGCCCCGACGGTGCTCGACGTGCTCCGCGAGGAGCAGTACGGCCCGGTGGCCGAGGGCGGCGACGGCGGGCTGGAGCTCGCGATCGCGGCGGTGCGCCGCACGCCCGGTCCCGCGAGCGTGCCGGTGCACGTCAGCGGGGTCGACGACGAGGTCGCCCGGCAGGTCGTGGCCCTCCTGCGCCGCGGCGAGGGGGCGCGCGCCTCCGGGCTCGACGATCCGGGCACGCACACCGACCCGGTCGTCGTGAGCGCCGTGCTGCGCGAGGCGGCGGTCTCCGGCGACGCGGTGTGGATCGGCTACGCCGACGACGTCGGGGGCGTGTCCACGCACCTGGTGCGCCCGCTCTCGGTCGAGGCCGGCCGGGTGCGCGCGACCGTCGGTGACGGGGACGTGCAGCGGACCTTCCTCGTGCACCGCGTGACACGGGTGCGGGCCGCCGACTGA
- a CDS encoding DNA repair helicase XPB: protein MNGPLIVQSDKTLLLEVDHPDAEVARRDIAPFAELERAPEHIHTYRVTPLGLWNARAAGHDAEQVVHALITHSRYPVPQALLVDVADTMARYGRLTLDKDEEHGLVLRASDRAVLTEVLRHKKIKPLIGDRIDDDTVAVHPSERGHLKQELLKVGWPAEDLAGYVDGEAHPIALDTSEGDWSLRPYQQQAVDGFWDGGSGVVVLPCGAGKTLVGAGAMARSSTTTLILVTNTVSARQWRDELLRRTTLTEDEIGEYSGARKEVRPVTIATYQVLTTKRKGVFPHLDLLDARDWGLVVYDEVHLLPAPIFRMTADLQARRRLGLTATLVREDGRESDVFSLIGPKRYDAPWKDIEAQGYIAPADCVEVRVTLPESMRMAYAVAEPEERYRFAACAPAKDDVVRALVARHRGEPTLIIGQYLDQLGQLAEALDAPLITGETSVKQRQELFRQFREGEIDLLVVSKVANFSIDLPEASVAIQVSGTFGSRQEEAQRLGRVLRPKGDGRTAHFYTTVARDTVDAEFAAHRQRFLAEQGYAYRIVDAEDLGSLDATSGAG, encoded by the coding sequence ATGAACGGCCCCCTGATCGTCCAGTCCGACAAGACCCTGCTCCTCGAGGTCGACCACCCCGACGCCGAGGTGGCGCGCCGCGACATCGCGCCGTTCGCCGAGCTGGAGCGTGCCCCCGAGCACATCCACACCTACCGCGTCACGCCCCTCGGGCTGTGGAACGCCCGCGCCGCCGGCCACGACGCCGAGCAGGTCGTGCACGCCCTGATCACCCACAGCCGCTACCCGGTGCCGCAGGCGCTGCTCGTCGACGTCGCCGACACGATGGCGCGCTACGGCCGTCTCACGCTCGACAAGGACGAGGAGCACGGGCTGGTCCTGCGCGCGAGCGACCGGGCCGTGCTCACCGAGGTGCTGCGGCACAAGAAGATCAAGCCCCTCATCGGTGACCGGATCGACGACGACACCGTCGCGGTCCACCCCTCCGAGCGGGGCCACCTCAAGCAGGAGCTGCTCAAGGTCGGCTGGCCGGCGGAGGACCTCGCGGGCTACGTCGACGGCGAGGCGCACCCGATCGCGCTCGACACCTCCGAGGGCGACTGGTCGCTGCGGCCCTACCAGCAGCAGGCCGTCGACGGCTTCTGGGACGGCGGCTCGGGCGTCGTCGTCCTCCCCTGCGGCGCGGGCAAGACGCTGGTCGGCGCGGGCGCCATGGCGCGCAGCTCGACGACGACGCTCATCCTCGTCACCAACACGGTCTCGGCCCGCCAGTGGCGCGACGAGCTGCTGCGGCGCACGACGCTGACCGAGGACGAGATCGGCGAGTACTCCGGCGCCCGCAAGGAGGTCCGCCCGGTCACCATCGCGACCTACCAGGTGCTGACGACCAAGCGGAAGGGCGTCTTCCCGCACCTGGACCTGCTCGACGCCCGTGACTGGGGCCTCGTGGTCTACGACGAGGTGCACCTGCTGCCGGCGCCGATCTTCCGGATGACCGCCGACCTCCAGGCACGGCGCCGCCTCGGCCTGACCGCGACCCTGGTGCGCGAGGACGGCCGCGAGTCCGACGTCTTCTCCCTCATCGGGCCCAAGCGCTACGACGCCCCGTGGAAGGACATCGAGGCGCAGGGCTACATCGCCCCCGCCGACTGCGTCGAGGTGCGGGTGACGCTGCCGGAGTCGATGCGGATGGCGTATGCCGTCGCCGAGCCCGAGGAGCGCTACCGCTTCGCCGCCTGCGCGCCCGCCAAGGACGACGTGGTGCGGGCCCTCGTGGCACGGCACCGCGGCGAGCCGACGCTGATCATCGGGCAGTACCTCGACCAGCTCGGCCAGCTCGCCGAGGCGCTCGACGCCCCGCTCATCACCGGCGAGACCTCGGTCAAGCAGCGCCAGGAGCTCTTCCGGCAGTTCCGCGAGGGCGAGATCGACCTGCTCGTCGTGAGCAAGGTCGCCAACTTCTCCATCGACCTGCCCGAGGCCTCGGTCGCGATCCAGGTGTCGGGCACCTTCGGATCGCGCCAGGAGGAGGCCCAGCGGCTGGGGCGCGTGCTGCGCCCCAAGGGTGACGGCCGGACCGCGCACTTCTACACCACGGTCGCGCGCGACACGGTCGACGCGGAGTTCGCGGCGCACCGCCAGCGCTTCCTCGCCGAGCAGGGCTACGCCTACCGCATCGTCGACGCCGAGGACCTCGGCTCGCTCGACGCGACGTCGGGCGCCGGCTGA
- a CDS encoding DUF2500 domain-containing protein, translating into MSLTAPTSRWSQDGPDLPDDVFLEDLPAGGVLDPGSPFGSGTASTGDGLFAVAPLFLGVVVLVVVVMVVVRLAQGARTIAENSAQPERTVSARVIGKRTQVEGGGNDTPVRSLYFVTFQLPDGERVELKVPARLHGQVAEGDEGRLTHQGTWFRGFERRRVIPVDGTWEAPGGPSLTPPPG; encoded by the coding sequence ATGTCCCTCACCGCACCGACCAGCCGCTGGTCCCAGGACGGGCCGGACCTGCCCGACGACGTCTTCCTCGAGGACCTCCCCGCAGGCGGCGTCCTCGACCCGGGCTCGCCCTTCGGGTCCGGGACGGCATCCACCGGCGACGGGCTGTTCGCGGTCGCGCCGCTCTTCCTCGGCGTCGTCGTCCTCGTGGTCGTGGTGATGGTCGTCGTCAGGCTCGCCCAGGGGGCGCGGACGATCGCCGAGAACTCCGCCCAGCCCGAGCGCACCGTCTCCGCCAGGGTCATCGGGAAGCGGACGCAGGTCGAGGGCGGCGGCAACGACACCCCGGTGCGGAGCCTCTACTTCGTGACCTTCCAGCTGCCCGACGGCGAGCGCGTCGAGCTCAAGGTCCCCGCCCGCCTGCACGGCCAGGTCGCCGAGGGCGACGAGGGGCGGCTGACGCACCAGGGCACGTGGTTCCGCGGCTTCGAGCGGCGCCGGGTCATCCCGGTCGACGGCACCTGGGAGGCCCCGGGCGGCCCGTCGCTCACGCCTCCGCCGGGCTGA
- the ribB gene encoding 3,4-dihydroxy-2-butanone-4-phosphate synthase yields MALATVPEALEALRAGRPVLVLDDADRENEGDVVLAAETLTPAWMGWTVRHTSGYVCAPLTGELADRLELPLMVEHNEDLLRTAYTVTVDAAAGVSTGISASDRATTLRALADPVTTAADLRRPGHVVPLRARDGGVLVRRGHTEAAVDLCRLAGLAPVAAIAELVDDEGEMLRGPQVVALGAEHDLPVITIADLVAHRLETGTVRREATTTLPTDAGELVVHAYRDLVTGVEHLALVGRPDPGPRPLVRLHSECLTGEALGSRRCDCGPQLDDALRRVATEGGVVVYLRGHEGRGVGLVDKLRAYAAQDTGLDTVEAQEALGLPVDARDYAAGAAVLRDLGLADRPLRLLTHNPDKVAALTRLGLTVAAREPSATTPPPEAWAYLRTKTERLGHAPHAVPTTPRRTIA; encoded by the coding sequence ATGGCCCTCGCGACCGTCCCCGAGGCGCTCGAGGCACTGCGCGCCGGGCGGCCGGTGCTCGTCCTCGACGACGCCGACCGCGAGAACGAGGGCGACGTCGTGCTCGCCGCGGAGACGCTCACGCCGGCCTGGATGGGGTGGACGGTGCGCCACACCTCCGGCTACGTCTGCGCGCCGCTGACGGGCGAGCTGGCGGACCGCCTCGAGCTGCCGCTCATGGTGGAGCACAACGAGGACCTGCTGCGCACGGCATACACGGTGACGGTGGACGCCGCGGCCGGTGTGAGCACCGGCATCAGCGCCTCCGACCGGGCCACGACCCTGCGCGCACTGGCCGACCCGGTCACCACCGCGGCCGACCTGCGCCGCCCCGGTCACGTCGTCCCGCTGCGCGCCCGCGACGGCGGGGTGCTGGTCCGGCGCGGCCACACCGAGGCCGCCGTCGACCTCTGCCGGCTCGCCGGGCTGGCGCCCGTCGCGGCGATCGCCGAGCTGGTGGACGACGAGGGAGAGATGCTGCGCGGGCCGCAGGTGGTCGCCCTCGGCGCCGAGCACGACCTCCCGGTCATCACCATCGCCGACCTCGTCGCCCACCGGCTCGAGACCGGCACGGTGCGGCGGGAGGCCACGACGACGCTGCCCACCGACGCCGGCGAGCTGGTCGTGCACGCCTACCGCGACCTGGTCACCGGCGTAGAGCACCTGGCCCTGGTCGGGCGCCCCGACCCCGGGCCCCGCCCGCTCGTGCGTCTGCACTCGGAGTGCCTCACGGGCGAGGCCCTCGGGTCGCGCCGCTGCGACTGCGGGCCCCAGCTGGACGACGCCCTCCGCCGGGTCGCCACGGAGGGCGGCGTCGTCGTCTACCTGCGCGGGCACGAGGGCCGGGGGGTGGGGCTGGTGGACAAGCTGCGCGCCTACGCCGCCCAGGACACCGGCCTCGACACCGTCGAGGCGCAGGAGGCGCTGGGGCTGCCCGTCGACGCCCGCGACTACGCCGCCGGGGCCGCCGTGCTGCGCGACCTGGGGCTCGCCGACCGCCCGCTGCGCCTGCTGACCCACAACCCCGACAAGGTGGCCGCGCTCACCCGGCTCGGGCTGACCGTCGCCGCGCGCGAGCCGTCGGCCACCACGCCCCCGCCGGAGGCGTGGGCCTACCTGCGGACCAAGACCGAGCGGCTGGGGCACGCGCCCCACGCCGTCCCCACCACCCCGAGGAGGACCATCGCATGA
- a CDS encoding M13 family metallopeptidase, which translates to MHHGIDRAHLDPSVRPQDDLFGHVNGGWLATATIPEDRARYGAFDMLRENAEAAVRELIERAAEQQPALDTPAGKVGALYASFMDTDRVAEVGLTPLVDPLRRVAAVTSPSDVVRVAAQQEREGTDGLVHVWVTADAGSPEDYVVYLHQGGIGLPDEAYYTAEEHAAVRDAYRSYLAGLLELAGPALTEAGLDLGADAVDRVYVLEERIAAAHWDRVAARDAVRSYTRLTREELAAQTPGWDWQAWADGLGVPDVAWRQVVARQPDVLAAVGSALAEVPVADWRAWLTVRLLDGLAPYLTDELVEASFDFHGRTLSGTPTNRERWKRGVGLVESLLGEAAGQMYVEAHFPPAARERMGELVDNVLEAFRRRIGELEWMGEETRAKALEKLAAFRPKIGHPPTFRDYSAYVLDPQDLVGNVRRGSAFETDRQLAKVGAPIDRDEWLMTPQTVNAYYHPMLNEIVFPAAILQPPFFDVDADDAVNYGGIGAVIAHEIGHGFDDQGSRYAGDGSLTDWWTEEDRARFDERAQRLVAQFDRLSPRDVPDDAVTVNGGLTVGENIGDLCGLELAHLAYTIAAGDDAPVLDGWTGEQRFFLGWASVWRGVAREEEARRLLSVDPHAPADLRANTVRNVDAFHEAFGTTEGDGLWLAPEDRVRVF; encoded by the coding sequence ATGCACCACGGCATCGACCGCGCCCACCTGGACCCCTCGGTCCGACCCCAGGACGACCTCTTCGGCCACGTCAACGGTGGCTGGCTGGCGACGGCGACCATCCCCGAGGACCGCGCCCGCTACGGCGCCTTCGACATGCTGCGCGAGAACGCCGAGGCCGCCGTGCGCGAGCTCATCGAGCGGGCCGCCGAGCAGCAGCCCGCGCTCGACACCCCGGCCGGCAAGGTCGGGGCGCTCTACGCCAGCTTCATGGACACCGACCGCGTGGCGGAGGTCGGGCTCACGCCGCTCGTCGACCCGCTGCGCCGGGTGGCCGCAGTGACGTCCCCCTCAGACGTGGTGCGGGTCGCGGCCCAGCAGGAGCGGGAGGGGACCGACGGGCTCGTGCACGTCTGGGTCACCGCCGACGCCGGCAGCCCCGAGGACTACGTCGTCTACCTGCACCAGGGCGGCATCGGCCTGCCCGACGAGGCCTACTACACCGCGGAGGAGCACGCCGCGGTGCGCGACGCCTACCGCAGTTACCTGGCCGGCCTGCTCGAGCTCGCCGGACCGGCCCTGACCGAGGCCGGCCTCGACCTGGGCGCCGACGCCGTCGACCGCGTCTACGTGCTCGAGGAGCGGATCGCCGCCGCGCACTGGGACCGGGTCGCCGCCCGCGACGCCGTGCGCTCCTACACCCGTCTGACCCGCGAGGAGCTGGCCGCGCAGACGCCCGGTTGGGACTGGCAGGCCTGGGCCGACGGGCTCGGGGTGCCCGACGTGGCCTGGCGCCAGGTCGTCGCGCGCCAGCCCGACGTGCTGGCGGCCGTCGGCTCGGCGCTCGCCGAGGTGCCCGTCGCCGACTGGCGCGCCTGGCTCACCGTGCGCCTGCTCGACGGACTCGCCCCCTACCTCACCGACGAGCTGGTGGAGGCGAGCTTCGACTTCCACGGCCGCACCCTTTCCGGCACCCCGACCAACCGGGAGCGCTGGAAGCGCGGCGTGGGCCTGGTCGAGAGCCTGCTCGGCGAGGCCGCCGGGCAGATGTACGTCGAGGCGCACTTCCCGCCCGCCGCGCGGGAGCGGATGGGCGAGCTGGTCGACAACGTCCTGGAGGCCTTCCGCCGCCGCATCGGCGAGCTGGAGTGGATGGGCGAGGAGACGCGGGCGAAGGCCCTGGAGAAGCTGGCGGCCTTCCGCCCCAAGATCGGCCACCCGCCGACCTTCCGTGACTACTCCGCCTACGTCCTCGACCCGCAGGACCTGGTGGGCAACGTGCGGCGCGGCTCGGCCTTCGAGACCGACCGCCAGCTGGCCAAGGTGGGCGCCCCGATCGACCGCGACGAGTGGCTGATGACCCCGCAGACGGTCAACGCCTACTACCACCCGATGCTCAACGAGATCGTCTTCCCGGCCGCGATCCTGCAGCCGCCCTTCTTCGACGTTGACGCCGACGACGCCGTCAACTACGGCGGCATCGGCGCGGTCATCGCGCACGAGATCGGCCACGGCTTCGACGACCAGGGCAGCCGCTACGCCGGCGACGGCTCGCTCACCGACTGGTGGACCGAGGAGGACCGCGCCCGCTTCGACGAGCGCGCGCAGCGTCTGGTCGCGCAGTTCGACCGGCTCTCGCCGCGCGACGTCCCCGACGACGCGGTGACCGTCAACGGCGGGCTGACCGTCGGGGAGAACATCGGCGACCTGTGCGGCCTCGAGCTGGCCCACCTGGCCTACACGATCGCGGCCGGAGACGACGCCCCCGTCCTGGACGGCTGGACCGGCGAGCAGCGCTTCTTCCTCGGCTGGGCCTCGGTCTGGCGCGGAGTGGCCCGGGAGGAGGAGGCCCGCCGCCTCCTCTCGGTCGACCCGCACGCGCCGGCGGACCTGCGCGCCAACACGGTGCGCAACGTCGACGCCTTCCACGAGGCCTTCGGCACGACCGAGGGCGACGGCCTCTGGCTGGCCCCGGAGGACCGCGTCCGAGTCTTCTGA
- the ribH gene encoding 6,7-dimethyl-8-ribityllumazine synthase encodes MSKAGAPTLTVAGSGLHVAVVAASWHERVMDGLLDGARRALEEAGVADVPVVRVPGSFELPVACARLARSSRFDALVALGVVVRGGTPHFDYVCSAATDGLTRVSVETGVPVGFGVLTCDDEQQALDRAGLPGSSEDKGHEAATAALATAVALRAARV; translated from the coding sequence ATGAGCAAGGCCGGAGCACCCACCCTGACCGTCGCCGGGTCGGGCCTGCACGTCGCCGTCGTCGCCGCGTCCTGGCACGAGCGGGTGATGGACGGGCTGCTCGACGGCGCCCGCCGGGCACTGGAGGAGGCGGGGGTGGCCGACGTCCCCGTGGTCCGGGTGCCCGGAAGCTTCGAGCTGCCGGTCGCGTGCGCCCGTCTGGCCCGCAGCAGCCGCTTCGACGCCCTCGTCGCCCTCGGTGTCGTGGTCCGGGGTGGCACGCCGCACTTCGACTACGTCTGCAGCGCGGCCACCGACGGTCTGACGAGGGTGTCCGTCGAGACCGGCGTCCCGGTGGGTTTCGGCGTGCTGACCTGCGACGACGAGCAGCAGGCGCTCGACAGGGCGGGCCTGCCCGGGTCCTCCGAGGACAAGGGCCACGAGGCGGCCACGGCCGCCCTCGCGACCGCCGTGGCGCTGCGGGCCGCCCGGGTCTGA
- a CDS encoding lysylphosphatidylglycerol synthase domain-containing protein, with translation MRRVLGSPWVRRGFVVAAVAAAVVAVVLEREAVGEALRTVSWSYVALALLLSVVNVLLAALSWRSVSAGLGAPLGKRDASVVYLVGQVGKYLPGGVWNLLASAELGSDRGIARRRTVGTMLLAALLSAVVAGATALATLPGVPGTRLEAWWWPALLAPVALLLVHPAVLNRILVTVLHLTRQTPLEERIGGRAVAAATLWSIASWVVVGLQVLVLALAVGAEPGVDLLRLTTGGYALAWLVGTALVFLPAGVGARETVLALALAPVLDAGGILVVVLLSRVLVTAGDLLAAGGALLAVRVAPPGAPGSDGS, from the coding sequence GTGCGCCGCGTCCTCGGGTCACCCTGGGTCCGGCGCGGCTTCGTCGTGGCCGCGGTCGCGGCGGCGGTGGTCGCGGTCGTCCTGGAGCGCGAGGCCGTGGGCGAGGCGCTGCGCACCGTCTCCTGGTCCTACGTCGCGCTCGCGCTGCTGCTCTCCGTCGTCAACGTCCTCCTGGCGGCGCTGTCGTGGCGCTCCGTCAGCGCGGGGCTCGGCGCCCCGCTCGGCAAGCGCGACGCGAGCGTGGTCTACCTCGTGGGCCAGGTCGGCAAGTACCTGCCCGGCGGGGTGTGGAACCTGCTGGCCTCCGCCGAGCTGGGCAGCGACCGCGGCATCGCGCGCCGCCGCACCGTCGGGACCATGCTGCTCGCCGCTCTGCTCTCGGCGGTCGTGGCCGGGGCGACGGCGCTGGCGACGCTGCCGGGGGTCCCGGGCACCCGCCTCGAGGCGTGGTGGTGGCCCGCGCTGCTCGCCCCCGTCGCGCTCCTGCTCGTCCACCCGGCCGTCCTCAACCGCATCCTCGTGACGGTGCTGCACCTCACCCGGCAGACGCCCCTGGAGGAACGGATCGGCGGGCGGGCCGTGGCGGCCGCGACCCTCTGGTCGATCGCGTCGTGGGTGGTCGTCGGCCTGCAGGTGCTCGTGCTCGCGCTCGCGGTGGGGGCCGAGCCAGGGGTGGACCTGCTGCGGCTCACGACGGGCGGCTACGCCCTCGCCTGGCTGGTGGGCACCGCCCTCGTCTTCCTGCCCGCCGGGGTGGGTGCGCGGGAGACCGTCCTCGCGCTGGCGCTCGCGCCCGTCCTCGACGCCGGAGGGATCCTCGTCGTCGTGCTGCTCTCGCGGGTCCTCGTGACGGCCGGCGACCTGCTGGCCGCGGGCGGCGCGCTGCTCGCCGTGCGGGTGGCCCCGCCGGGAGCTCCCGGGTCCGACGGCTCCTGA